The following are encoded together in the Lathyrus oleraceus cultivar Zhongwan6 chromosome 3, CAAS_Psat_ZW6_1.0, whole genome shotgun sequence genome:
- the LOC127129900 gene encoding uncharacterized protein LOC127129900 — protein MMIDELVDLDEERLKALELLKRHKKRVEKSYNKKVKVKIFLLEDLVWKVILPMDRKNMALGKWSPKWEGPFQILQVFSNDAYEIEELNKDKRILRVNGKYLKKYKPTLQEIKIMNE, from the coding sequence ATGATGATTGATGAGTTAGTTGATCTAGATGAAGAAAGACTCAAGGCCTTGGAATTATTGAAAAGGCATAAGAAGAGAGTAGAGAAATCTTACAATAAGAAGGTTAAAGTTAAGATATTTCTACTTGAAGACTTGGTTTGGAAAGTGATCCTTCCAATGGACCGAAAAAATATGGCCTTAGGGAAATGGTCCCCCAAATGGGAAGGTCCTTTTCAAATTTTGCAAGTGTTCTCTAACGACGCTTATGAGATCGAGGAGCTTAACAAAGATAAGAGAATCTTGAGAGTGaatggaaaatatttgaaaaaatataagccaacACTCCAAGAGATAAAAATAATGAATGAATAA